One region of Termitidicoccus mucosus genomic DNA includes:
- a CDS encoding efflux RND transporter periplasmic adaptor subunit, whose amino-acid sequence MQRHPLALTAMILPCVPLLFRPALSGRVLAAGLALTLAGCSRERPPAPALPTAAVRTAEVLAVTEARSIELPGTVRAVERAALAPKVTGAVESLPVVLGQPVRAGDVLARISANEMGARLAQAEANLGQARRDLERETGLLAKNITAAETVRNLEDRVRLMEATVAEARAMLGYTVITAPFDGVIARRFVNEGDFATAGSPLLEIENPARQRVEVEVPESLAAIPVGAAALIRAGETELPGRVAEISPALDPVARTLLAKIDLPVRAAVRSGQFARVAWPAGEGRALVVPASSVTPFGQMERVFVVAGGKAVLRLVKTGARRGGQIEILAGLAAGEQVVTGPAAASLRDGQPVEVKP is encoded by the coding sequence ATGCAACGCCATCCCCTTGCCCTCACTGCCATGATCCTTCCATGCGTCCCGCTTCTTTTCCGCCCGGCACTTTCGGGCCGCGTCCTGGCCGCCGGCCTGGCGCTCACCCTGGCCGGTTGCAGCCGCGAGCGGCCCCCCGCTCCCGCGCTCCCGACGGCGGCCGTCCGCACCGCCGAAGTGCTCGCGGTCACCGAGGCGCGGAGCATCGAGCTGCCGGGCACGGTTCGCGCGGTCGAGCGCGCCGCGCTCGCGCCCAAGGTCACAGGCGCCGTCGAAAGCCTTCCGGTCGTCCTCGGACAGCCGGTGCGGGCCGGCGATGTCCTGGCCCGGATTTCCGCCAACGAGATGGGCGCCCGCCTCGCGCAAGCCGAGGCCAACCTCGGCCAGGCCCGCCGCGACCTCGAACGCGAAACCGGCCTGCTCGCGAAAAACATCACCGCCGCCGAGACCGTCCGCAACCTTGAGGATCGCGTGCGCCTCATGGAAGCCACCGTCGCAGAGGCCCGCGCTATGCTCGGCTACACCGTGATCACGGCGCCGTTCGACGGCGTGATCGCCCGTCGTTTCGTCAACGAAGGCGACTTCGCCACGGCGGGCAGCCCGCTCCTCGAAATCGAAAACCCGGCCCGGCAGCGCGTGGAGGTCGAGGTGCCCGAAAGCCTTGCCGCCATCCCGGTCGGCGCCGCCGCGCTCATCCGGGCCGGAGAGACCGAGCTGCCCGGGCGCGTCGCGGAAATCTCGCCGGCACTCGACCCGGTCGCCCGCACCCTGCTGGCCAAGATCGACCTGCCGGTCCGCGCCGCCGTGCGCTCCGGGCAGTTTGCCCGCGTCGCATGGCCGGCCGGCGAAGGCCGGGCGCTCGTCGTGCCCGCAAGCTCCGTCACCCCGTTCGGGCAGATGGAACGCGTCTTTGTCGTCGCCGGCGGAAAAGCCGTGCTCAGGCTCGTGAAAACGGGCGCCCGCCGCGGCGGGCAAATCGAAATCCTCGCCGGTCTCGCCGCCGGCGAGCAGGTCGTGACCGGCCCGGCCGCCGCCAGCCTTCGCGACGGCCAGCCGGTGGAGGTGAAGCCGTGA
- a CDS encoding YgaP family membrane protein, whose product MKLEHRIRVLAGAMVLASLALGRFVNPWWLLLAAFVGVNLIQSAFTGFCPAESILAKLFPGAPDARPCGNNRKPDGAR is encoded by the coding sequence ATGAAACTTGAACACCGCATCCGCGTCCTCGCCGGCGCCATGGTCCTCGCCAGCCTCGCGCTCGGCCGCTTCGTCAATCCGTGGTGGCTGCTGCTCGCCGCATTCGTCGGCGTGAATCTCATCCAATCCGCCTTCACCGGATTTTGCCCGGCCGAAAGCATCCTCGCGAAACTCTTTCCCGGTGCTCCCGACGCCCGCCCTTGCGGGAACAACCGTAAACCGGATGGCGCCCGCTGA
- a CDS encoding MFS transporter produces MPVFQKILASIRTHRRWTIIGLLFGAAVVNGLDRQTLSVLAPTLREKLGFGSVEYSYIATSFLVAYTIGYTFCGRVLDRLGVKLGLAIALAFWSLAGVMHAFATGWLMLAVCRFMLGLGESFNSPSAVKAVADWVPVRERGLSMAISSNGNVMGAILAPPLVSFVAIKFGWQWGFIATGLAGFVLLAVWWKHFHSPEKHPAITKEEREYIQANRPQTTMARPKVAMWALLAQPICLGFFVTRLMTDSITYFFSFWLPDYLTHSRGFTLAMIGLFGWLPFLASDIGGPGGGALSDWLVRRGWNSIKARRAMMLFAACLMPLANVAARTDSAWVALALIGVLLAAQSCWMANQLTLISESVPRENVGTLLALSALGGSLGGICSTLLTGRILATYGYVPVFTGLSVMHLLAFAFLTWSQVRQQRRDIRAA; encoded by the coding sequence ATGCCTGTTTTCCAAAAAATCCTCGCCTCGATACGAACCCATCGCCGCTGGACCATCATCGGGCTGCTGTTCGGCGCGGCGGTGGTCAACGGGCTGGACCGGCAGACGCTGTCCGTGCTGGCGCCGACCTTGCGCGAAAAGCTCGGCTTCGGCTCCGTCGAGTATTCCTACATCGCCACGTCCTTCCTCGTCGCCTACACCATCGGCTACACGTTTTGCGGCCGGGTGCTCGACCGGCTCGGCGTGAAGCTGGGCCTCGCGATCGCGCTGGCCTTCTGGTCGCTCGCGGGCGTGATGCACGCCTTCGCCACGGGCTGGCTCATGCTGGCCGTGTGCCGCTTCATGCTCGGGCTCGGCGAGAGTTTCAACAGCCCGTCCGCCGTCAAGGCGGTGGCCGACTGGGTGCCCGTCCGCGAACGCGGCCTGAGCATGGCCATTTCCTCCAACGGCAACGTGATGGGCGCGATCCTCGCGCCGCCGCTGGTCTCGTTTGTCGCGATCAAGTTCGGCTGGCAGTGGGGGTTCATCGCGACGGGACTCGCGGGTTTTGTCCTGCTGGCGGTCTGGTGGAAACATTTCCATTCGCCCGAGAAGCATCCGGCCATCACGAAGGAAGAGCGCGAGTATATACAAGCCAACCGTCCGCAAACCACGATGGCGCGCCCCAAGGTCGCGATGTGGGCGCTGCTCGCGCAACCGATCTGCCTCGGCTTTTTCGTGACGCGCCTCATGACCGACTCGATCACGTATTTCTTTTCGTTCTGGCTGCCCGACTACCTGACGCATTCGCGCGGGTTCACCCTGGCGATGATCGGCCTCTTCGGCTGGCTGCCTTTTCTCGCCTCGGACATCGGCGGGCCGGGCGGCGGTGCGCTTTCCGACTGGCTGGTGCGGCGGGGCTGGAATTCGATCAAGGCGCGGCGGGCCATGATGCTTTTCGCGGCGTGCCTCATGCCGCTGGCCAACGTCGCCGCGCGCACGGACTCGGCCTGGGTGGCGCTGGCGTTGATCGGCGTGCTCCTGGCGGCGCAAAGCTGCTGGATGGCCAACCAGCTCACCTTGATCTCGGAAAGCGTGCCGCGCGAAAACGTGGGCACCTTGCTCGCGCTCTCCGCGCTGGGCGGGAGCCTGGGCGGCATCTGTTCCACGCTCCTGACGGGCAGAATCCTCGCGACCTACGGCTACGTGCCGGTGTTCACCGGCCTGAGCGTGATGCACCTGCTGGCCTTCGCCTTCCTCACGTGGTCGCAAGTCCGCCAGCAACGCCGCGACATACGCGCGGCGTGA
- a CDS encoding glucose-6-phosphate isomerase family protein: MSQIRDNIKPAQVPPPCPLAAIARDDLFVHYTLESARLGNRPMVERRLADLRGCFADEAAFEAALRQGNPLLYSVSSVEPAAGDGQLHYGLGILQPGKIGAEYYLTKGHLHAHRPAAEIYVGLAGEGAMLLEDEATGESRLVPLRTHSVVYVPGHTAHRTVNTGAAPLVYLGIYPSNAGHDYAPVAKNNFRHVVIERDGKPMLVPREKK, translated from the coding sequence ATGAGCCAAATCCGTGATAATATAAAACCCGCGCAGGTGCCGCCGCCGTGTCCGCTCGCGGCGATTGCGCGCGACGACTTGTTTGTCCACTACACGCTCGAATCGGCGCGGCTCGGAAACCGACCGATGGTCGAGCGGCGGCTGGCCGACCTGCGCGGCTGTTTCGCGGACGAGGCCGCGTTCGAGGCGGCGCTCAGGCAGGGCAACCCGCTTTTATATTCGGTAAGCTCGGTCGAGCCGGCGGCCGGCGACGGCCAGCTGCACTACGGGCTCGGCATCCTCCAGCCGGGGAAAATCGGCGCGGAATATTATCTTACGAAGGGCCATTTGCACGCGCACCGCCCCGCGGCCGAGATCTATGTCGGGCTGGCGGGCGAGGGGGCGATGCTGCTGGAGGACGAGGCCACGGGCGAAAGCCGCCTGGTGCCGCTGCGGACGCATTCGGTGGTGTATGTGCCCGGCCACACCGCGCACCGCACGGTGAACACCGGCGCCGCGCCGCTGGTGTATCTCGGCATTTATCCGTCCAACGCCGGGCACGACTACGCGCCCGTGGCCAAAAACAATTTCCGCCATGTCGTCATCGAGAGAGATGGCAAACCGATGCTCGTCCCTCGGGAGAAAAAATAA
- a CDS encoding N-acetylglucosamine kinase → MSWYLGIDGGGTHTRAVVVSADGVAAGAGGAGPSNYHNTGMEAAARNLRAAADAAWADAGLKARPAEHAFLGCAGVKSRGDMLRVRAAAESAGLAPAGAVTVMNDLYNAHAGGLQGEAGVALIAGTGTNCLGIDHTGESFMCGGWGWLLDDEGGAFGLAINALRAAARAADKRAPDTRLLAAAMAFLGLSEPDDMLARFYAQPWTPAEIAAFAPVVTRLASEGDATAHRLLVAGARALAGLVAGASRALVFPRGPQVVLLGSCARGGAPYQPLVEAEIRKLCPSARIVEPKGGTLHGAAINALRAGGVNPPPALDFSKIKTNR, encoded by the coding sequence ATGTCCTGGTATCTCGGCATTGATGGCGGGGGAACGCACACGCGCGCGGTGGTCGTGTCGGCCGATGGTGTCGCCGCCGGCGCGGGCGGGGCGGGGCCGTCGAATTATCACAACACCGGCATGGAGGCCGCGGCGCGGAACCTGCGCGCGGCGGCGGACGCGGCTTGGGCGGACGCCGGCCTGAAGGCGCGTCCGGCGGAGCATGCGTTTCTCGGGTGCGCCGGCGTGAAGTCGCGCGGCGACATGCTGCGCGTGCGCGCGGCGGCGGAGTCGGCGGGGCTGGCTCCCGCCGGCGCGGTCACGGTGATGAATGATTTATACAACGCCCACGCGGGCGGGCTTCAGGGCGAGGCCGGGGTGGCGCTCATCGCGGGCACGGGGACAAACTGCCTCGGCATCGACCACACGGGCGAGTCCTTCATGTGCGGCGGCTGGGGCTGGCTGCTCGACGACGAGGGCGGGGCGTTCGGCCTCGCGATCAACGCGCTGCGGGCGGCGGCGCGGGCGGCCGACAAGCGGGCGCCGGACACGCGCCTGCTGGCGGCCGCGATGGCGTTTCTGGGGCTCTCCGAGCCCGACGACATGCTGGCGCGTTTCTACGCGCAGCCGTGGACGCCGGCGGAGATCGCCGCCTTTGCGCCGGTGGTCACGCGCCTGGCGTCCGAGGGCGACGCGACCGCGCACCGCCTGCTCGTGGCGGGCGCGCGCGCGCTGGCGGGCCTGGTGGCGGGCGCGAGCCGGGCGCTGGTGTTTCCGCGCGGTCCGCAGGTCGTGCTGCTCGGAAGCTGCGCGCGGGGCGGCGCTCCCTATCAACCGCTCGTCGAGGCGGAAATCCGCAAGCTCTGCCCGTCGGCCCGCATCGTCGAACCCAAGGGCGGCACGCTGCACGGGGCGGCGATCAACGCCCTGCGGGCGGGCGGCGTCAACCCGCCGCCTGCGCTGGATTTTTCGAAAATAAAAACCAACCGATAA
- a CDS encoding DeoR/GlpR family DNA-binding transcription regulator, with translation MLAPARHQRILALLRDRGHVTAAALRRELGVTAMTVWRDLRMLEELGLLRRERGGARPAGQAAGEPDFEMKSDAAAAAKQRIAARAVREFVRAGDTIALEGGTTVAAIIDHLPESQVSIVTNSLPVAQRLRLRRPALAVRVIGGWLSPVSGNMTGPDALREIGRLAASVCFISATAFDREIGPSDPNPLEIEAKRALAAISRRVVLLLDSGKFARRSAAVTLHPRRIDTLITDKRPPAGIPAMLRRHGVRILVCPESTAKDAKSQE, from the coding sequence ATGCTCGCCCCCGCCCGTCACCAGCGCATCCTCGCCCTGCTCCGCGACCGGGGCCACGTCACCGCGGCCGCACTGCGCCGCGAGCTGGGCGTCACCGCCATGACCGTGTGGCGCGACCTGCGCATGCTGGAGGAGCTCGGTCTGTTGCGCCGCGAGCGCGGCGGGGCGCGTCCGGCGGGGCAGGCCGCCGGCGAGCCGGACTTCGAGATGAAGAGCGACGCGGCGGCGGCGGCAAAACAACGCATCGCCGCGCGCGCCGTGCGGGAGTTTGTCCGCGCCGGCGACACCATCGCGCTCGAGGGCGGCACGACCGTCGCCGCCATCATCGACCACCTCCCGGAATCCCAGGTTTCCATCGTGACCAACAGCCTGCCCGTCGCGCAGCGCCTGCGCCTGCGCCGTCCCGCGCTCGCGGTGCGCGTGATCGGCGGCTGGCTGAGCCCCGTTTCCGGTAACATGACCGGCCCCGACGCGCTCCGCGAAATCGGGCGGCTCGCCGCCTCCGTGTGTTTCATCAGCGCGACGGCCTTCGATCGTGAGATCGGCCCCAGCGATCCCAACCCGCTTGAGATCGAGGCCAAGCGCGCCCTCGCCGCCATCTCGCGCCGGGTCGTCCTGCTGCTCGATTCGGGCAAGTTCGCCCGCCGCTCCGCCGCCGTCACCCTTCACCCGCGCCGGATCGACACCCTCATCACCGACAAACGCCCGCCCGCGGGCATCCCGGCGATGCTGCGGAGACACGGCGTGAGGATCCTGGTCTGCCCGGAGTCAACCGCGAAGGACGCGAAGAGCCAGGAATAG
- a CDS encoding efflux RND transporter permease subunit, which translates to MSASARNTAPGDASPRHGFAGRLAALFIDSRLTPIVIAASILMGAFAVLMLPREEEPQIKVPMIDVIVSMPGSTAAEVENRMTRPMEKLLWEIPGVEYLYSTSSPGSAMTIVRFKVGTDLEAALVRLNQKLQANFDRIPPGGSRPLVKPRTIDDVPVLALTLHSAARDHLQLRRLAAQLDDEIKSIPQVAETTLIGGVRRAVRVQLDPVALAARDLSVTQLAPALRQANRQAQLGSLPTVGTEVLLETGAFLRDAADVGAVVVGVFQHRPVYLRDVATVRDASEEPANYVLFGSGAGAPDGGQTAGLEAAVTLSIAKRPGANAIDVVDSVLAKVDALKGRLLPADVRVAVTRDYGHTAAEKSNELLLHMGIAVFGVALLILFFLGWRESLVVLLAIPSTLALTLLVFYLHGYTLNRITLFALIFSIGILVDDAIVVVENIVRHVRMPGAEKKPLVQAALDAVDEVGNPTVLATWAVIAAILPMAFVGGLMGPYMRPIPIGSTAAMAFSLLIAFTVTPWAAIRVLKRHLHKPAAAAAQAADRDHAPDDWFTRLYHKVMEPLLDHARWRRAFVAGIIMLLLGAISLVPFGAVKVKMLPFDNKSEFQIILNTDEGSTLEHTAAIAQEMAAALRDEPEVRDCQVYAGTASPFNFNGLVRHYFMRRGPNVADIQVNLVGKDERPLQSHDIAKRIRPKIAAIAAKHGASAAVAEVPPGPPVLQTLVAEIYGPTDEARLALARRVRSVMERTAGVVDIDWYVEARQPKVRYVVDKEKAALSGIAETDIAQALQIAAPGLAADLLHLPDEREDIAVVIELPRAAKGRPEDLLALRVRNSADPAAPLVPLSELVRLERVPGERSLYRKNLVPVTYVTADVSGAVESPAYAMFAMNRELKKIDAREFGGDSPKLEILNMGMPFDPRRPAMKWDGEWHITLEVFRDLGLAFAAVLVLIYMLMVGWFKNYVTPLVVMAAIPFSLIGILPAHWGLGAFFTATSMIGFMAGAGIVVRNSIILVDFIELRRSHGLSLRDAVVEAGAVRFRPMLLTALAVVVGASVILADPIFQGLAISLMFGEIASLLVSRMAVPVLYFMTNRHTR; encoded by the coding sequence GTGAGCGCTTCCGCCCGCAACACCGCCCCCGGCGACGCGTCCCCGCGCCACGGTTTCGCCGGCCGGCTCGCCGCGTTGTTCATCGACTCGCGGCTGACGCCCATCGTCATCGCCGCCTCGATTCTCATGGGGGCCTTCGCCGTGCTCATGCTTCCGCGCGAGGAAGAGCCGCAGATCAAGGTGCCGATGATCGACGTCATCGTCTCGATGCCGGGCTCGACCGCGGCCGAGGTGGAGAACCGCATGACCCGCCCGATGGAAAAACTCCTCTGGGAGATTCCGGGGGTTGAATACCTTTACTCCACATCGAGCCCCGGCAGCGCGATGACCATTGTGCGCTTCAAGGTCGGCACCGATCTCGAAGCCGCTCTCGTCCGTCTCAACCAGAAGCTTCAGGCCAACTTCGACCGCATCCCGCCCGGCGGCAGCCGGCCGCTGGTCAAGCCGCGCACGATCGACGACGTGCCCGTGCTCGCGCTCACGCTCCACAGCGCGGCCCGCGATCACCTCCAGCTTCGCCGCCTCGCGGCGCAGCTCGACGACGAGATCAAATCCATCCCGCAGGTGGCCGAGACCACACTCATCGGCGGGGTGCGGCGCGCCGTGCGCGTGCAACTCGACCCCGTCGCCCTCGCCGCGCGCGACCTCTCCGTCACCCAGCTCGCGCCCGCGCTCCGGCAGGCCAACCGCCAGGCTCAGCTCGGCTCGCTCCCGACCGTCGGCACCGAGGTCCTGCTCGAAACCGGCGCCTTCCTGCGCGACGCCGCCGATGTCGGCGCCGTCGTCGTGGGTGTCTTCCAGCATCGCCCGGTCTATCTCCGCGATGTCGCCACCGTGCGCGACGCCTCCGAGGAACCGGCCAACTACGTTCTCTTCGGGTCCGGCGCCGGGGCGCCGGACGGCGGGCAAACCGCCGGCTTGGAGGCCGCCGTCACGCTCAGCATCGCCAAGCGCCCGGGCGCGAACGCCATCGATGTCGTTGACTCCGTCCTCGCCAAAGTCGACGCCCTCAAGGGCCGCCTCCTGCCCGCGGATGTCCGGGTCGCGGTGACACGCGACTACGGCCACACCGCCGCCGAGAAATCCAACGAGCTGCTCCTGCACATGGGCATCGCCGTCTTCGGCGTCGCGCTGCTCATTCTCTTTTTCCTCGGCTGGCGCGAGTCGCTCGTCGTCCTGCTGGCCATCCCGTCCACCCTCGCGCTCACGCTCCTCGTCTTCTATCTCCACGGCTATACGCTCAACCGCATCACGCTTTTCGCGCTGATCTTTTCCATCGGCATCCTCGTCGACGACGCGATCGTGGTCGTCGAGAACATTGTCCGCCACGTCCGCATGCCCGGCGCGGAAAAAAAGCCGCTCGTGCAGGCGGCGCTCGACGCGGTTGACGAGGTGGGCAATCCCACCGTGCTCGCCACCTGGGCGGTGATCGCCGCGATCCTGCCGATGGCGTTTGTCGGCGGCCTCATGGGACCCTACATGCGCCCGATCCCCATCGGATCGACCGCCGCGATGGCGTTCTCGCTGCTGATCGCCTTCACCGTCACGCCTTGGGCCGCGATTCGCGTCCTCAAGCGCCACTTGCACAAACCCGCCGCGGCGGCCGCCCAGGCGGCGGATCGCGATCACGCGCCCGACGACTGGTTCACGCGGCTCTATCACAAGGTCATGGAGCCGCTGCTCGACCATGCCCGGTGGCGCCGGGCGTTTGTCGCCGGCATCATCATGCTGCTGCTCGGGGCGATCAGCCTCGTCCCCTTCGGCGCGGTGAAGGTCAAGATGCTGCCCTTCGACAACAAGTCGGAGTTCCAGATCATCCTCAACACTGACGAAGGCTCCACGCTCGAGCACACCGCGGCCATCGCCCAGGAAATGGCTGCCGCGCTGCGCGACGAGCCCGAGGTGCGCGACTGCCAGGTCTACGCCGGCACCGCGTCGCCGTTCAATTTCAACGGCCTCGTCCGGCACTACTTCATGCGCCGCGGCCCGAATGTCGCCGACATCCAGGTCAACCTTGTCGGCAAGGATGAGCGCCCGTTGCAAAGCCACGACATCGCCAAACGCATCCGCCCCAAGATCGCCGCCATCGCGGCCAAGCACGGGGCGTCGGCCGCCGTGGCCGAGGTGCCGCCCGGCCCGCCGGTCCTGCAAACCCTCGTCGCCGAAATCTACGGGCCGACCGACGAAGCCCGCCTCGCCCTCGCCCGGCGCGTGCGCTCGGTCATGGAGCGGACCGCCGGAGTCGTGGACATCGATTGGTATGTCGAGGCGCGGCAGCCCAAGGTCCGCTACGTCGTGGACAAGGAAAAGGCCGCCCTCTCCGGCATCGCCGAGACCGACATCGCCCAGGCGCTCCAAATCGCCGCGCCCGGCCTTGCCGCCGACCTCCTGCATCTGCCCGATGAACGCGAGGACATCGCCGTCGTCATCGAGCTGCCGCGCGCCGCGAAAGGCCGGCCCGAGGACCTGCTTGCGCTCCGCGTCCGCAATTCCGCCGACCCGGCGGCTCCGCTCGTGCCCCTCTCCGAACTTGTCCGCCTCGAGCGCGTGCCGGGCGAGCGCAGCCTCTACCGCAAGAACCTCGTGCCCGTGACCTACGTCACCGCCGACGTTTCCGGAGCGGTGGAAAGTCCGGCCTACGCGATGTTCGCGATGAACCGCGAGTTGAAAAAAATCGACGCGCGTGAATTCGGCGGCGACTCTCCGAAGCTTGAGATCCTCAACATGGGCATGCCGTTCGACCCGCGGCGGCCCGCGATGAAATGGGACGGCGAGTGGCACATCACGCTGGAGGTTTTCCGCGACCTCGGCCTGGCCTTCGCCGCCGTGCTGGTGCTGATCTACATGCTCATGGTCGGCTGGTTCAAAAACTACGTCACGCCGCTGGTGGTGATGGCCGCCATCCCGTTCTCGCTCATCGGCATCCTGCCGGCGCACTGGGGCCTGGGCGCGTTCTTCACCGCCACCTCGATGATCGGCTTCATGGCCGGCGCGGGCATCGTCGTCCGCAATTCGATCATCCTCGTCGATTTCATCGAGCTGCGCCGCTCGCACGGGCTCTCGTTGCGCGACGCCGTGGTCGAGGCCGGCGCGGTGCGTTTCCGCCCCATGCTGCTCACCGCGCTCGCGGTGGTCGTCGGCGCGAGCGTGATCCTGGCCGACCCGATCTTTCAAGGCCTCGCGATCAGCCTCATGTTCGGCGAAATCGCCTCGCTGCTCGTCAGCCGCATGGCCGTGCCGGTGCTCTACTTCATGACGAATCGGCACACGCGCTGA
- a CDS encoding ArsR/SmtB family transcription factor — protein sequence MAKNLPPQTIELIAERFRALGEPVRLQILMALREGERTVSDLVELQGTSQANISKHLQVLTASGFLKRRKQGLNVFYAISDKEIFNMCEAVCGNIRKQAEARAKLLG from the coding sequence ATGGCGAAAAATCTCCCGCCCCAGACCATCGAGCTGATCGCAGAGCGCTTTCGCGCCTTGGGCGAGCCGGTTCGTTTGCAGATTCTGATGGCCTTGCGCGAGGGTGAGCGGACCGTGTCCGACTTGGTGGAGTTGCAAGGCACGAGCCAGGCAAACATCTCAAAGCACCTCCAGGTCCTGACCGCCAGCGGGTTCCTCAAACGCCGCAAGCAGGGGCTGAATGTTTTCTATGCGATCTCCGACAAGGAAATTTTCAACATGTGCGAGGCGGTTTGCGGCAACATCAGGAAGCAGGCGGAAGCCCGGGCGAAGCTGCTGGGCTGA
- a CDS encoding HpcH/HpaI aldolase family protein yields the protein MKNNSLPKNLALAKIREGGVVSVYVTGNFASPRHVDFVARSGYFDAIWFDLEHFDIPTQELATLCLVAKASPVTTIARLKATDYQVVMRTLETGAGGLMCSMVADAEEARRIVSWAKFNNPQPAPGEVTGQRGWNGGNIDSGYAAHPAIEYMRHQNTETMILCQIEHAQAVENAAQIAAVPGVSGLFFGPGDYSASIGLPGQIGHEEVRKAMAKVAAAAHAAGKFWGTVAVGPEMYGKAIEMGAQFLCPGGDLKVMTLSLRELVKSLAGAPQKTLAA from the coding sequence ATGAAAAACAACTCCCTCCCCAAGAACCTCGCCCTGGCCAAGATCCGCGAAGGCGGAGTGGTCAGCGTGTATGTGACGGGCAACTTTGCGAGTCCGCGGCATGTGGATTTCGTGGCGCGTTCGGGCTATTTCGACGCGATCTGGTTCGACCTGGAGCATTTCGACATACCCACGCAGGAGCTTGCGACGCTGTGCCTGGTGGCCAAGGCCAGCCCGGTGACGACCATCGCGCGGCTGAAGGCCACCGACTACCAAGTCGTGATGCGCACGCTGGAGACGGGCGCGGGCGGGCTGATGTGCTCGATGGTGGCCGACGCCGAGGAGGCGCGGCGCATCGTCTCGTGGGCCAAGTTCAACAACCCCCAGCCCGCGCCCGGCGAGGTCACCGGCCAGCGGGGCTGGAACGGGGGCAACATCGACAGCGGCTACGCGGCGCATCCGGCCATCGAATACATGCGCCACCAGAACACCGAGACGATGATCCTCTGCCAGATCGAGCACGCGCAGGCGGTGGAAAACGCCGCCCAGATCGCGGCGGTGCCCGGTGTCAGCGGCCTGTTCTTCGGCCCCGGCGACTACTCGGCGAGCATCGGGTTGCCCGGGCAGATCGGGCACGAGGAGGTGCGCAAGGCCATGGCGAAGGTGGCCGCCGCCGCCCACGCCGCGGGCAAGTTCTGGGGCACCGTCGCCGTCGGCCCCGAGATGTATGGCAAGGCCATCGAAATGGGCGCCCAGTTCCTCTGCCCCGGCGGCGACCTCAAGGTCATGACCCTCAGCCTGCGCGAACTCGTCAAGTCCCTCGCCGGCGCGCCTCAAAAAACCCTGGCCGCCTGA